The following proteins are encoded in a genomic region of Gimesia algae:
- a CDS encoding helix-turn-helix domain-containing protein, translating to MMNVPDIANQLERIETLLAELIQQKFQKEWYSTADLAELTGRAEFTVREWCRLGRITAVKEAYGRKREWRISHEEVQRILNHGPRPLFSGN from the coding sequence ATGATGAACGTGCCAGATATTGCAAATCAACTGGAGCGAATCGAAACACTTCTCGCCGAACTAATCCAACAAAAGTTTCAGAAGGAATGGTACAGCACCGCGGACCTCGCTGAACTCACAGGACGTGCGGAGTTTACAGTTCGCGAATGGTGCCGACTCGGTCGTATCACAGCAGTAAAGGAAGCCTATGGGCGAAAACGTGAATGGCGCATCAGCCATGAAGAAGTGCAACGCATTCTGAATCACGGTCCGAGGCCACTCTTTTCCGGAAATTGA
- a CDS encoding replication-relaxation family protein, translated as MMIVTENDIQILALLAHYYVLTREQIQRLCAPHLVSGRSLRRRITKLRQADYLFKHRVPVALPGTNGAAPVYYLTKNGAELLASYHDDGTYLATNTRNPRADLLNHWIEINNTRMMIEQAIAQQEEVVLENWINEWETVNKSDHEKEHFYLQTKLSDNPPLSCSPDAGFVLSLRGHKKVFYLEQDLGTSSPKQIAARKTKGYAELANRKLHRKHFPETTLDNFTILFITPTAYRCQTMAERIRTRPRPDLWLCIDQHDLTPESFLYGQITWNHKGERGSIVKPVSTEVVTP; from the coding sequence ATGATGATTGTTACTGAAAATGATATTCAGATTCTGGCATTGCTTGCCCATTATTATGTTCTGACGCGAGAACAAATTCAAAGGCTCTGCGCACCGCATCTGGTTTCAGGTCGTTCACTCCGTCGTCGAATCACAAAACTTCGGCAGGCAGATTATCTCTTCAAGCACCGGGTCCCAGTTGCCTTGCCGGGAACAAATGGAGCAGCACCGGTTTATTACCTCACCAAAAATGGGGCGGAATTACTGGCTTCTTACCACGATGATGGTACCTATCTCGCCACCAATACTCGTAATCCGCGTGCTGATCTGCTGAATCATTGGATTGAAATCAATAACACGCGCATGATGATTGAGCAGGCAATCGCTCAGCAGGAAGAAGTCGTGCTGGAAAATTGGATTAACGAATGGGAAACCGTTAACAAAAGTGATCATGAGAAAGAGCACTTTTATCTACAAACAAAACTAAGCGACAATCCCCCACTCTCCTGTTCTCCCGATGCAGGCTTTGTATTGTCATTGCGGGGTCACAAGAAAGTTTTCTATTTGGAGCAGGATTTAGGGACCAGTTCGCCTAAACAAATCGCGGCCCGTAAAACGAAGGGCTATGCAGAACTGGCAAACCGCAAACTGCATCGCAAACATTTCCCCGAAACCACGCTCGACAACTTTACAATTCTCTTCATCACCCCCACAGCGTACCGCTGTCAAACGATGGCAGAGAGAATCAGGACCAGACCACGTCCTGATTTATGGCTCTGCATCGACCAGCACGATTTGACGCCCGAATCGTTTTTATACGGACAAATTACATGGAATCACAAAGGTGAACGGGGTTCTATTGTGAAACCAGTTTCAACCGAAGTGGTGACTCCATGA